A window of Rattus norvegicus strain BN/NHsdMcwi chromosome 14, GRCr8, whole genome shotgun sequence contains these coding sequences:
- the Ewsr1 gene encoding RNA-binding protein EWS isoform X2 translates to MASTDYSTYSQAAAQQGYSAYTAQPTQGYAQTTQAYGQQSYGTYGQPTDVSYTQAQSTATYGQTAYATSYGQPPTVEGTSTGYTTPTAPQAYSQPVQGYGTGAYDTTTATVTTTQASYAAQSAYGTQPAYPAYGQQPAATAPTRPQDGNKPAETSQPQSSTGGYNQPSLGYGQSNYSYPQVPGSYPMQPVTAPPSYPPTSYSSSQPTSYDQSSYSQQNTYGQPSSYGQQSSYGQQSSYGQQPPTSYPPQTGSYSQAPSQYSQQSSSYGQQSSFRQDHPSSMGVYGQESGGFSGPGENRSLSGPDNRGRGRGGFDRGGMSRGGRGGGRGGMGAGERGGFNKPGGPMDEGPDLDLGLPIDPDEDSDNSAVYVQGLNDSVTLDDLADFFKQCGVVKMNKRTGQPMIHIYLDKETGKPKGDATVSYEDPPTAKAAVEWFDGKDFQGSKLKVSLARKKPPLNSMRGGMPPREGRGMPPPLRGGPGGPGGPGGPMGRMGGRGGDRGGFPPRGPRGSRGNPSGGGNVQHRAGDWQCPNPGCGNQNFAWRTECNQCKAPKPEGFLPPPFPPPGGDRGRGGPGGMRGGRGGLMDRGGPGGMFRGGRGGDRGGFRGGRGMDRGGFGGGRRGGPGGPPGPLMEQMGGRRGGRGGPGKMDKGEHRQERRDRPY, encoded by the exons atggcGTCCACGG aTTATAGTACCTATAGCCAAGCTGCAGCCCAGCAGGG CTACAGTGCTTACACCGCCCAGCCAACTCAAGGATATGCACAGACCACCCAG GCATATGGGCAACAAAGCTATGGAACCTATGGACAGCCTACTGATGTCAGCTATACCCAGGCTCAGAGCACTGCCACCTACGGGCAGACTGCATATGCAACTTCTTATGGACAGCCTCCCACTG TAGAAGGGACCAGTACAG GTTATACCACTCCAACTGCCCCCCAGGCGTACAGCCAGCCTGTCCAAGGATATGGCACTGGGGCTTATGACACCACCACTGCTACCGTCACCACAACGCAGGCCTCTTATGCAGCTCAGTCTGCATACGGCACCCAGCCTGCCTACCCAGCCTAtggccagcagccagcagccactgcacccacaag accACAGGATGGTAACAAGCCTGCTGAGACTAGTCAACCTCAATCTAGCACAGGGGGTTATAATCAACCCAGCCTAGGATATGGACAGAGTAACTACAGTTATCCCCAGGTTCCTGGGAGCTACCCGATGCAGCCAGTCACCGCACCTCCATCTTATCCTCCTACCAG ctaCTCCTCTTCACAGCCAACTAGTTACGATCAGAGCAGTTACTCTCAGCAGAACACCTACGGGCAGCCGAGCAGCTATGGACAGCAGAGTAGCTATGGTCAACAAAGCAGCTATGGGCAGCAGCCTCCCACTAGTTACCCCCCTCAGACTGGATCCTACAGCCAGGCTCCAAGTCAATATAGCCAACAGAGCAGCAGCTACGGGCAGCAGA GTTCATTCCGACAGGACCACCCCAGTAGCATGGGTGTTTATGGGCAGGAGTCTGGAGGATTTTCCGGACCAGGAGAGAACCGGAGCTTGAGTGGCCCTGATAACCGgggcaggggaagagggggaTTTGATCGTGGAGGCATGAGCAGAGGTGGGCGGGGAGGAGGACGCGGTGGAATGGG CGCTGGAGAGCGAGGTGGCTTCAATAAGCCTGGTG GACCCATGGATGAAGGACCAGATCTCGATCTAG GCCTTCCTATAGATCCCGATGAAGACTCTGACAACAGTGCAGTTTATGTGCAAGGATTAAATGACAGTGTGACTCTGGATGATCTGGCAGACTTCTTTAAGCAGTGTGGGGTTGTCAAG ATGAACAAGAGAACTGGACAACCCATGATCCATATCTACCTGGATAAGGAGACAGGAAAGCCTAAAGGTGATGCCACAGTGTCCTATGAAGATCCACCAACTGCCAAGGCTGCCGTGGAATGGTTTGATG GGAAAGACTTTCAAGGAAGCAAACTTAAAGTTTCTCTTGCCCGAAAGAAGCCTCCACTGAACAGCATGCGGGGTGGCATGCCACCTCGTGAGGGCAGAGGGATGCCACCGCCGCTTCGTGGAG GTCCTGGTGGCCCAGGAGGTCCTGGGGGACCCATGGGTCGCATGGGAGGCcgtggaggagacagaggaggcttCCCTCCAAGAGGGCCCCGAGGCTCCAGAGGGAACCCCTCTGGAGGAGGAAATGTCCAGCACCGAGCTGGAGACTGGCAGTGTCCCAATCC GGGCTGTGGAAATCAGAACTTCGCCTGGAGAACAGAATGCAACCAGTGTAAGGCCCCTAAGCCCGAGGGCTTCCTCCCGCCACCCTTTCCACCTCCGG GTGGTGATCGTGGCCGAGGCGGCCCTGGTGGCATgcgaggaggaagaggtggactCATGGACCGTGGTGGTCCTGGAGGAATGTTCAGAGGTGGCAGAGGTGGAGACCGAGGGGGCTTCCGAGGTGGCCGTGGCATGGACCGAGGTGGCTTTGGTGGAGGAAGACGAGGTGGTCCTGGGGGGCCTCCTGGACCTTTAATGGAACagatgggaggaagaagaggcGGACGTGGAGGACCTGGGAAAATGGATAA AGGCGAGCACCGTCAGGAACGCAGAGACCGGCCCTACTAG
- the Ewsr1 gene encoding RNA-binding protein EWS isoform X3 produces the protein MASTDYSTYSQAAAQQGYSAYTAQPTQGYAQTTQAYGQQSYGTYGQPTDVSYTQAQSTATYGQTAYATSYGQPPTGYTTPTAPQAYSQPVQGYGTGAYDTTTATVTTTQASYAAQSAYGTQPAYPAYGQQPAATAPTRPQDGNKPAETSQPQSSTGGYNQPSLGYGQSNYSYPQVPGSYPMQPVTAPPSYPPTSYSSSQPTSYDQSSYSQQNTYGQPSSYGQQSSYGQQSSYGQQPPTSYPPQTGSYSQAPSQYSQQSSSYGQQSSFRQDHPSSMGVYGQESGGFSGPGENRSLSGPDNRGRGRGGFDRGGMSRGGRGGGRGGMGSAGERGGFNKPGGPMDEGPDLDLGLPIDPDEDSDNSAVYVQGLNDSVTLDDLADFFKQCGVVKMNKRTGQPMIHIYLDKETGKPKGDATVSYEDPPTAKAAVEWFDGKDFQGSKLKVSLARKKPPLNSMRGGMPPREGRGMPPPLRGGPGGPGGPGGPMGRMGGRGGDRGGFPPRGPRGSRGNPSGGGNVQHRAGDWQCPNPGCGNQNFAWRTECNQCKAPKPEGFLPPPFPPPGGDRGRGGPGGMRGGRGGLMDRGGPGGMFRGGRGGDRGGFRGGRGMDRGGFGGGRRGGPGGPPGPLMEQMGGRRGGRGGPGKMDKGEHRQERRDRPY, from the exons atggcGTCCACGG aTTATAGTACCTATAGCCAAGCTGCAGCCCAGCAGGG CTACAGTGCTTACACCGCCCAGCCAACTCAAGGATATGCACAGACCACCCAG GCATATGGGCAACAAAGCTATGGAACCTATGGACAGCCTACTGATGTCAGCTATACCCAGGCTCAGAGCACTGCCACCTACGGGCAGACTGCATATGCAACTTCTTATGGACAGCCTCCCACTG GTTATACCACTCCAACTGCCCCCCAGGCGTACAGCCAGCCTGTCCAAGGATATGGCACTGGGGCTTATGACACCACCACTGCTACCGTCACCACAACGCAGGCCTCTTATGCAGCTCAGTCTGCATACGGCACCCAGCCTGCCTACCCAGCCTAtggccagcagccagcagccactgcacccacaag accACAGGATGGTAACAAGCCTGCTGAGACTAGTCAACCTCAATCTAGCACAGGGGGTTATAATCAACCCAGCCTAGGATATGGACAGAGTAACTACAGTTATCCCCAGGTTCCTGGGAGCTACCCGATGCAGCCAGTCACCGCACCTCCATCTTATCCTCCTACCAG ctaCTCCTCTTCACAGCCAACTAGTTACGATCAGAGCAGTTACTCTCAGCAGAACACCTACGGGCAGCCGAGCAGCTATGGACAGCAGAGTAGCTATGGTCAACAAAGCAGCTATGGGCAGCAGCCTCCCACTAGTTACCCCCCTCAGACTGGATCCTACAGCCAGGCTCCAAGTCAATATAGCCAACAGAGCAGCAGCTACGGGCAGCAGA GTTCATTCCGACAGGACCACCCCAGTAGCATGGGTGTTTATGGGCAGGAGTCTGGAGGATTTTCCGGACCAGGAGAGAACCGGAGCTTGAGTGGCCCTGATAACCGgggcaggggaagagggggaTTTGATCGTGGAGGCATGAGCAGAGGTGGGCGGGGAGGAGGACGCGGTGGAATGGG CAGCGCTGGAGAGCGAGGTGGCTTCAATAAGCCTGGTG GACCCATGGATGAAGGACCAGATCTCGATCTAG GCCTTCCTATAGATCCCGATGAAGACTCTGACAACAGTGCAGTTTATGTGCAAGGATTAAATGACAGTGTGACTCTGGATGATCTGGCAGACTTCTTTAAGCAGTGTGGGGTTGTCAAG ATGAACAAGAGAACTGGACAACCCATGATCCATATCTACCTGGATAAGGAGACAGGAAAGCCTAAAGGTGATGCCACAGTGTCCTATGAAGATCCACCAACTGCCAAGGCTGCCGTGGAATGGTTTGATG GGAAAGACTTTCAAGGAAGCAAACTTAAAGTTTCTCTTGCCCGAAAGAAGCCTCCACTGAACAGCATGCGGGGTGGCATGCCACCTCGTGAGGGCAGAGGGATGCCACCGCCGCTTCGTGGAG GTCCTGGTGGCCCAGGAGGTCCTGGGGGACCCATGGGTCGCATGGGAGGCcgtggaggagacagaggaggcttCCCTCCAAGAGGGCCCCGAGGCTCCAGAGGGAACCCCTCTGGAGGAGGAAATGTCCAGCACCGAGCTGGAGACTGGCAGTGTCCCAATCC GGGCTGTGGAAATCAGAACTTCGCCTGGAGAACAGAATGCAACCAGTGTAAGGCCCCTAAGCCCGAGGGCTTCCTCCCGCCACCCTTTCCACCTCCGG GTGGTGATCGTGGCCGAGGCGGCCCTGGTGGCATgcgaggaggaagaggtggactCATGGACCGTGGTGGTCCTGGAGGAATGTTCAGAGGTGGCAGAGGTGGAGACCGAGGGGGCTTCCGAGGTGGCCGTGGCATGGACCGAGGTGGCTTTGGTGGAGGAAGACGAGGTGGTCCTGGGGGGCCTCCTGGACCTTTAATGGAACagatgggaggaagaagaggcGGACGTGGAGGACCTGGGAAAATGGATAA AGGCGAGCACCGTCAGGAACGCAGAGACCGGCCCTACTAG
- the Ewsr1 gene encoding RNA-binding protein EWS isoform X1, with protein MASTDYSTYSQAAAQQGYSAYTAQPTQGYAQTTQAYGQQSYGTYGQPTDVSYTQAQSTATYGQTAYATSYGQPPTVEGTSTGYTTPTAPQAYSQPVQGYGTGAYDTTTATVTTTQASYAAQSAYGTQPAYPAYGQQPAATAPTRPQDGNKPAETSQPQSSTGGYNQPSLGYGQSNYSYPQVPGSYPMQPVTAPPSYPPTSYSSSQPTSYDQSSYSQQNTYGQPSSYGQQSSYGQQSSYGQQPPTSYPPQTGSYSQAPSQYSQQSSSYGQQSSFRQDHPSSMGVYGQESGGFSGPGENRSLSGPDNRGRGRGGFDRGGMSRGGRGGGRGGMGSAGERGGFNKPGGPMDEGPDLDLGLPIDPDEDSDNSAVYVQGLNDSVTLDDLADFFKQCGVVKMNKRTGQPMIHIYLDKETGKPKGDATVSYEDPPTAKAAVEWFDGKDFQGSKLKVSLARKKPPLNSMRGGMPPREGRGMPPPLRGGPGGPGGPGGPMGRMGGRGGDRGGFPPRGPRGSRGNPSGGGNVQHRAGDWQCPNPGCGNQNFAWRTECNQCKAPKPEGFLPPPFPPPGGDRGRGGPGGMRGGRGGLMDRGGPGGMFRGGRGGDRGGFRGGRGMDRGGFGGGRRGGPGGPPGPLMEQMGGRRGGRGGPGKMDKGEHRQERRDRPY; from the exons atggcGTCCACGG aTTATAGTACCTATAGCCAAGCTGCAGCCCAGCAGGG CTACAGTGCTTACACCGCCCAGCCAACTCAAGGATATGCACAGACCACCCAG GCATATGGGCAACAAAGCTATGGAACCTATGGACAGCCTACTGATGTCAGCTATACCCAGGCTCAGAGCACTGCCACCTACGGGCAGACTGCATATGCAACTTCTTATGGACAGCCTCCCACTG TAGAAGGGACCAGTACAG GTTATACCACTCCAACTGCCCCCCAGGCGTACAGCCAGCCTGTCCAAGGATATGGCACTGGGGCTTATGACACCACCACTGCTACCGTCACCACAACGCAGGCCTCTTATGCAGCTCAGTCTGCATACGGCACCCAGCCTGCCTACCCAGCCTAtggccagcagccagcagccactgcacccacaag accACAGGATGGTAACAAGCCTGCTGAGACTAGTCAACCTCAATCTAGCACAGGGGGTTATAATCAACCCAGCCTAGGATATGGACAGAGTAACTACAGTTATCCCCAGGTTCCTGGGAGCTACCCGATGCAGCCAGTCACCGCACCTCCATCTTATCCTCCTACCAG ctaCTCCTCTTCACAGCCAACTAGTTACGATCAGAGCAGTTACTCTCAGCAGAACACCTACGGGCAGCCGAGCAGCTATGGACAGCAGAGTAGCTATGGTCAACAAAGCAGCTATGGGCAGCAGCCTCCCACTAGTTACCCCCCTCAGACTGGATCCTACAGCCAGGCTCCAAGTCAATATAGCCAACAGAGCAGCAGCTACGGGCAGCAGA GTTCATTCCGACAGGACCACCCCAGTAGCATGGGTGTTTATGGGCAGGAGTCTGGAGGATTTTCCGGACCAGGAGAGAACCGGAGCTTGAGTGGCCCTGATAACCGgggcaggggaagagggggaTTTGATCGTGGAGGCATGAGCAGAGGTGGGCGGGGAGGAGGACGCGGTGGAATGGG CAGCGCTGGAGAGCGAGGTGGCTTCAATAAGCCTGGTG GACCCATGGATGAAGGACCAGATCTCGATCTAG GCCTTCCTATAGATCCCGATGAAGACTCTGACAACAGTGCAGTTTATGTGCAAGGATTAAATGACAGTGTGACTCTGGATGATCTGGCAGACTTCTTTAAGCAGTGTGGGGTTGTCAAG ATGAACAAGAGAACTGGACAACCCATGATCCATATCTACCTGGATAAGGAGACAGGAAAGCCTAAAGGTGATGCCACAGTGTCCTATGAAGATCCACCAACTGCCAAGGCTGCCGTGGAATGGTTTGATG GGAAAGACTTTCAAGGAAGCAAACTTAAAGTTTCTCTTGCCCGAAAGAAGCCTCCACTGAACAGCATGCGGGGTGGCATGCCACCTCGTGAGGGCAGAGGGATGCCACCGCCGCTTCGTGGAG GTCCTGGTGGCCCAGGAGGTCCTGGGGGACCCATGGGTCGCATGGGAGGCcgtggaggagacagaggaggcttCCCTCCAAGAGGGCCCCGAGGCTCCAGAGGGAACCCCTCTGGAGGAGGAAATGTCCAGCACCGAGCTGGAGACTGGCAGTGTCCCAATCC GGGCTGTGGAAATCAGAACTTCGCCTGGAGAACAGAATGCAACCAGTGTAAGGCCCCTAAGCCCGAGGGCTTCCTCCCGCCACCCTTTCCACCTCCGG GTGGTGATCGTGGCCGAGGCGGCCCTGGTGGCATgcgaggaggaagaggtggactCATGGACCGTGGTGGTCCTGGAGGAATGTTCAGAGGTGGCAGAGGTGGAGACCGAGGGGGCTTCCGAGGTGGCCGTGGCATGGACCGAGGTGGCTTTGGTGGAGGAAGACGAGGTGGTCCTGGGGGGCCTCCTGGACCTTTAATGGAACagatgggaggaagaagaggcGGACGTGGAGGACCTGGGAAAATGGATAA AGGCGAGCACCGTCAGGAACGCAGAGACCGGCCCTACTAG
- the Ewsr1 gene encoding RNA-binding protein EWS isoform X4: MQPVTAPPSYPPTSYSSSQPTSYDQSSYSQQNTYGQPSSYGQQSSYGQQSSYGQQPPTSYPPQTGSYSQAPSQYSQQSSSYGQQSSFRQDHPSSMGVYGQESGGFSGPGENRSLSGPDNRGRGRGGFDRGGMSRGGRGGGRGGMGSAGERGGFNKPGGPMDEGPDLDLGLPIDPDEDSDNSAVYVQGLNDSVTLDDLADFFKQCGVVKMNKRTGQPMIHIYLDKETGKPKGDATVSYEDPPTAKAAVEWFDGKDFQGSKLKVSLARKKPPLNSMRGGMPPREGRGMPPPLRGGPGGPGGPGGPMGRMGGRGGDRGGFPPRGPRGSRGNPSGGGNVQHRAGDWQCPNPGCGNQNFAWRTECNQCKAPKPEGFLPPPFPPPGGDRGRGGPGGMRGGRGGLMDRGGPGGMFRGGRGGDRGGFRGGRGMDRGGFGGGRRGGPGGPPGPLMEQMGGRRGGRGGPGKMDKGEHRQERRDRPY; this comes from the exons ATGCAGCCAGTCACCGCACCTCCATCTTATCCTCCTACCAG ctaCTCCTCTTCACAGCCAACTAGTTACGATCAGAGCAGTTACTCTCAGCAGAACACCTACGGGCAGCCGAGCAGCTATGGACAGCAGAGTAGCTATGGTCAACAAAGCAGCTATGGGCAGCAGCCTCCCACTAGTTACCCCCCTCAGACTGGATCCTACAGCCAGGCTCCAAGTCAATATAGCCAACAGAGCAGCAGCTACGGGCAGCAGA GTTCATTCCGACAGGACCACCCCAGTAGCATGGGTGTTTATGGGCAGGAGTCTGGAGGATTTTCCGGACCAGGAGAGAACCGGAGCTTGAGTGGCCCTGATAACCGgggcaggggaagagggggaTTTGATCGTGGAGGCATGAGCAGAGGTGGGCGGGGAGGAGGACGCGGTGGAATGGG CAGCGCTGGAGAGCGAGGTGGCTTCAATAAGCCTGGTG GACCCATGGATGAAGGACCAGATCTCGATCTAG GCCTTCCTATAGATCCCGATGAAGACTCTGACAACAGTGCAGTTTATGTGCAAGGATTAAATGACAGTGTGACTCTGGATGATCTGGCAGACTTCTTTAAGCAGTGTGGGGTTGTCAAG ATGAACAAGAGAACTGGACAACCCATGATCCATATCTACCTGGATAAGGAGACAGGAAAGCCTAAAGGTGATGCCACAGTGTCCTATGAAGATCCACCAACTGCCAAGGCTGCCGTGGAATGGTTTGATG GGAAAGACTTTCAAGGAAGCAAACTTAAAGTTTCTCTTGCCCGAAAGAAGCCTCCACTGAACAGCATGCGGGGTGGCATGCCACCTCGTGAGGGCAGAGGGATGCCACCGCCGCTTCGTGGAG GTCCTGGTGGCCCAGGAGGTCCTGGGGGACCCATGGGTCGCATGGGAGGCcgtggaggagacagaggaggcttCCCTCCAAGAGGGCCCCGAGGCTCCAGAGGGAACCCCTCTGGAGGAGGAAATGTCCAGCACCGAGCTGGAGACTGGCAGTGTCCCAATCC GGGCTGTGGAAATCAGAACTTCGCCTGGAGAACAGAATGCAACCAGTGTAAGGCCCCTAAGCCCGAGGGCTTCCTCCCGCCACCCTTTCCACCTCCGG GTGGTGATCGTGGCCGAGGCGGCCCTGGTGGCATgcgaggaggaagaggtggactCATGGACCGTGGTGGTCCTGGAGGAATGTTCAGAGGTGGCAGAGGTGGAGACCGAGGGGGCTTCCGAGGTGGCCGTGGCATGGACCGAGGTGGCTTTGGTGGAGGAAGACGAGGTGGTCCTGGGGGGCCTCCTGGACCTTTAATGGAACagatgggaggaagaagaggcGGACGTGGAGGACCTGGGAAAATGGATAA AGGCGAGCACCGTCAGGAACGCAGAGACCGGCCCTACTAG
- the Ewsr1 gene encoding RNA-binding protein EWS, with translation MASTDYSTYSQAAAQQGYSAYTAQPTQGYAQTTQAYGQQSYGTYGQPTDVSYTQAQSTATYGQTAYATSYGQPPTGYTTPTAPQAYSQPVQGYGTGAYDTTTATVTTTQASYAAQSAYGTQPAYPAYGQQPAATAPTRPQDGNKPAETSQPQSSTGGYNQPSLGYGQSNYSYPQVPGSYPMQPVTAPPSYPPTSYSSSQPTSYDQSSYSQQNTYGQPSSYGQQSSYGQQSSYGQQPPTSYPPQTGSYSQAPSQYSQQSSSYGQQSSFRQDHPSSMGVYGQESGGFSGPGENRSLSGPDNRGRGRGGFDRGGMSRGGRGGGRGGMGAGERGGFNKPGGPMDEGPDLDLGLPIDPDEDSDNSAVYVQGLNDSVTLDDLADFFKQCGVVKMNKRTGQPMIHIYLDKETGKPKGDATVSYEDPPTAKAAVEWFDGKDFQGSKLKVSLARKKPPLNSMRGGMPPREGRGMPPPLRGGPGGPGGPGGPMGRMGGRGGDRGGFPPRGPRGSRGNPSGGGNVQHRAGDWQCPNPGCGNQNFAWRTECNQCKAPKPEGFLPPPFPPPGGDRGRGGPGGMRGGRGGLMDRGGPGGMFRGGRGGDRGGFRGGRGMDRGGFGGGRRGGPGGPPGPLMEQMGGRRGGRGGPGKMDKGEHRQERRDRPY, from the exons atggcGTCCACGG aTTATAGTACCTATAGCCAAGCTGCAGCCCAGCAGGG CTACAGTGCTTACACCGCCCAGCCAACTCAAGGATATGCACAGACCACCCAG GCATATGGGCAACAAAGCTATGGAACCTATGGACAGCCTACTGATGTCAGCTATACCCAGGCTCAGAGCACTGCCACCTACGGGCAGACTGCATATGCAACTTCTTATGGACAGCCTCCCACTG GTTATACCACTCCAACTGCCCCCCAGGCGTACAGCCAGCCTGTCCAAGGATATGGCACTGGGGCTTATGACACCACCACTGCTACCGTCACCACAACGCAGGCCTCTTATGCAGCTCAGTCTGCATACGGCACCCAGCCTGCCTACCCAGCCTAtggccagcagccagcagccactgcacccacaag accACAGGATGGTAACAAGCCTGCTGAGACTAGTCAACCTCAATCTAGCACAGGGGGTTATAATCAACCCAGCCTAGGATATGGACAGAGTAACTACAGTTATCCCCAGGTTCCTGGGAGCTACCCGATGCAGCCAGTCACCGCACCTCCATCTTATCCTCCTACCAG ctaCTCCTCTTCACAGCCAACTAGTTACGATCAGAGCAGTTACTCTCAGCAGAACACCTACGGGCAGCCGAGCAGCTATGGACAGCAGAGTAGCTATGGTCAACAAAGCAGCTATGGGCAGCAGCCTCCCACTAGTTACCCCCCTCAGACTGGATCCTACAGCCAGGCTCCAAGTCAATATAGCCAACAGAGCAGCAGCTACGGGCAGCAGA GTTCATTCCGACAGGACCACCCCAGTAGCATGGGTGTTTATGGGCAGGAGTCTGGAGGATTTTCCGGACCAGGAGAGAACCGGAGCTTGAGTGGCCCTGATAACCGgggcaggggaagagggggaTTTGATCGTGGAGGCATGAGCAGAGGTGGGCGGGGAGGAGGACGCGGTGGAATGGG CGCTGGAGAGCGAGGTGGCTTCAATAAGCCTGGTG GACCCATGGATGAAGGACCAGATCTCGATCTAG GCCTTCCTATAGATCCCGATGAAGACTCTGACAACAGTGCAGTTTATGTGCAAGGATTAAATGACAGTGTGACTCTGGATGATCTGGCAGACTTCTTTAAGCAGTGTGGGGTTGTCAAG ATGAACAAGAGAACTGGACAACCCATGATCCATATCTACCTGGATAAGGAGACAGGAAAGCCTAAAGGTGATGCCACAGTGTCCTATGAAGATCCACCAACTGCCAAGGCTGCCGTGGAATGGTTTGATG GGAAAGACTTTCAAGGAAGCAAACTTAAAGTTTCTCTTGCCCGAAAGAAGCCTCCACTGAACAGCATGCGGGGTGGCATGCCACCTCGTGAGGGCAGAGGGATGCCACCGCCGCTTCGTGGAG GTCCTGGTGGCCCAGGAGGTCCTGGGGGACCCATGGGTCGCATGGGAGGCcgtggaggagacagaggaggcttCCCTCCAAGAGGGCCCCGAGGCTCCAGAGGGAACCCCTCTGGAGGAGGAAATGTCCAGCACCGAGCTGGAGACTGGCAGTGTCCCAATCC GGGCTGTGGAAATCAGAACTTCGCCTGGAGAACAGAATGCAACCAGTGTAAGGCCCCTAAGCCCGAGGGCTTCCTCCCGCCACCCTTTCCACCTCCGG GTGGTGATCGTGGCCGAGGCGGCCCTGGTGGCATgcgaggaggaagaggtggactCATGGACCGTGGTGGTCCTGGAGGAATGTTCAGAGGTGGCAGAGGTGGAGACCGAGGGGGCTTCCGAGGTGGCCGTGGCATGGACCGAGGTGGCTTTGGTGGAGGAAGACGAGGTGGTCCTGGGGGGCCTCCTGGACCTTTAATGGAACagatgggaggaagaagaggcGGACGTGGAGGACCTGGGAAAATGGATAA AGGCGAGCACCGTCAGGAACGCAGAGACCGGCCCTACTAG
- the Ewsr1 gene encoding RNA-binding protein EWS isoform X6, whose product MDEGPDLDLGLPIDPDEDSDNSAVYVQGLNDSVTLDDLADFFKQCGVVKMNKRTGQPMIHIYLDKETGKPKGDATVSYEDPPTAKAAVEWFDGKDFQGSKLKVSLARKKPPLNSMRGGMPPREGRGMPPPLRGGPGGPGGPGGPMGRMGGRGGDRGGFPPRGPRGSRGNPSGGGNVQHRAGDWQCPNPGCGNQNFAWRTECNQCKAPKPEGFLPPPFPPPGGDRGRGGPGGMRGGRGGLMDRGGPGGMFRGGRGGDRGGFRGGRGMDRGGFGGGRRGGPGGPPGPLMEQMGGRRGGRGGPGKMDKGEHRQERRDRPY is encoded by the exons ATGGATGAAGGACCAGATCTCGATCTAG GCCTTCCTATAGATCCCGATGAAGACTCTGACAACAGTGCAGTTTATGTGCAAGGATTAAATGACAGTGTGACTCTGGATGATCTGGCAGACTTCTTTAAGCAGTGTGGGGTTGTCAAG ATGAACAAGAGAACTGGACAACCCATGATCCATATCTACCTGGATAAGGAGACAGGAAAGCCTAAAGGTGATGCCACAGTGTCCTATGAAGATCCACCAACTGCCAAGGCTGCCGTGGAATGGTTTGATG GGAAAGACTTTCAAGGAAGCAAACTTAAAGTTTCTCTTGCCCGAAAGAAGCCTCCACTGAACAGCATGCGGGGTGGCATGCCACCTCGTGAGGGCAGAGGGATGCCACCGCCGCTTCGTGGAG GTCCTGGTGGCCCAGGAGGTCCTGGGGGACCCATGGGTCGCATGGGAGGCcgtggaggagacagaggaggcttCCCTCCAAGAGGGCCCCGAGGCTCCAGAGGGAACCCCTCTGGAGGAGGAAATGTCCAGCACCGAGCTGGAGACTGGCAGTGTCCCAATCC GGGCTGTGGAAATCAGAACTTCGCCTGGAGAACAGAATGCAACCAGTGTAAGGCCCCTAAGCCCGAGGGCTTCCTCCCGCCACCCTTTCCACCTCCGG GTGGTGATCGTGGCCGAGGCGGCCCTGGTGGCATgcgaggaggaagaggtggactCATGGACCGTGGTGGTCCTGGAGGAATGTTCAGAGGTGGCAGAGGTGGAGACCGAGGGGGCTTCCGAGGTGGCCGTGGCATGGACCGAGGTGGCTTTGGTGGAGGAAGACGAGGTGGTCCTGGGGGGCCTCCTGGACCTTTAATGGAACagatgggaggaagaagaggcGGACGTGGAGGACCTGGGAAAATGGATAA AGGCGAGCACCGTCAGGAACGCAGAGACCGGCCCTACTAG